The Tistrella mobilis genome includes a window with the following:
- a CDS encoding protein-glutamate methylesterase/protein-glutamine glutaminase — MVVDDSAVIRGLFIRVLEADPEIRVVASAANGRIALNQLKRQPVEVVVLDIEMPEMDGLTALPELVRAQPGLKVIMASTLTRKNAAVSMEALAKGAVDYIPKPSATSEVYSNEGFSRELLAKVKAHADRGRRDGTAPALGSGGGAAAPAAPSAAASPTTAYRPRTEPAAPAARPVAAPATAADLPQRLGLQRKPVVLRPFPPAFRAKALAVGSSTGGPQALFTLFGALGPALQRIPVFITQHMPATFTTILAEHLARASGLPCVEAEDGMPVKAGRIHVARGDWHMVPTEAAGGAVIRINQDAPENFCRPAVDPMLRGLAKIYGRNLLTVILTGMGSDGQRGGEHVVQAGGVVMAQDEASSVVWGMPGAAAQAGLCSAVLPLDRMAGEVRRLVDGGP, encoded by the coding sequence ATGGTGGTCGACGACAGCGCGGTCATTCGCGGTCTGTTCATCCGTGTCCTAGAAGCCGATCCCGAGATCCGTGTCGTCGCCTCTGCCGCGAATGGCCGGATCGCACTCAACCAGCTGAAGCGCCAGCCGGTGGAAGTGGTCGTGCTCGACATCGAGATGCCGGAAATGGACGGTCTGACCGCCCTGCCGGAGCTGGTGCGGGCGCAGCCCGGGCTCAAGGTCATCATGGCATCCACGCTGACCCGCAAGAATGCGGCGGTCAGCATGGAGGCCCTGGCCAAGGGCGCGGTCGACTACATTCCCAAGCCGAGCGCCACCAGCGAGGTCTACTCGAACGAGGGTTTCTCGCGCGAGCTGCTGGCCAAGGTGAAGGCCCATGCCGATCGCGGTCGCCGCGACGGCACGGCGCCGGCACTCGGCAGCGGTGGCGGTGCCGCCGCACCGGCGGCGCCTTCAGCCGCCGCCAGCCCGACCACGGCCTATCGTCCGCGGACCGAGCCGGCGGCACCTGCCGCACGTCCGGTCGCGGCGCCGGCCACGGCGGCGGATCTGCCGCAGCGGCTGGGCCTGCAGCGCAAGCCCGTGGTGCTGCGCCCGTTCCCGCCGGCCTTCCGTGCCAAGGCGCTGGCGGTCGGCAGCTCCACCGGCGGCCCGCAGGCGCTGTTCACCCTGTTCGGGGCGCTGGGGCCCGCGCTGCAGCGGATTCCGGTGTTCATCACCCAGCACATGCCCGCCACCTTCACCACCATCCTGGCCGAGCATCTGGCCCGCGCAAGCGGCCTGCCCTGCGTCGAGGCCGAGGACGGCATGCCGGTGAAGGCCGGTCGCATCCACGTCGCCCGCGGTGACTGGCACATGGTGCCGACCGAAGCGGCCGGCGGGGCGGTGATCCGGATCAACCAGGACGCGCCGGAGAATTTCTGCCGGCCGGCGGTGGATCCGATGCTGCGGGGGCTGGCGAAGATTTATGGCCGCAATCTGCTGACCGTGATCCTGACCGGTATGGGGTCGGACGGGCAGCGTGGTGGCGAACATGTCGTTCAGGCGGGCGGCGTGGTCATGGCCCAGGACGAGGCGTCGAGCGTCGTCTGGGGCATGCCGGGTGCGGCTGCCCAGGCCGGGCTGTGCAGCGCCGTGCTGCCGCTGGATCGTATGGCCGGCGAGGTCCGCCGGCTGGTCGACGGAGGACCGTGA